In Podospora pseudopauciseta strain CBS 411.78 chromosome 3, whole genome shotgun sequence, one genomic interval encodes:
- a CDS encoding hypothetical protein (COG:S; EggNog:ENOG503NXIT) produces the protein MDNSPAANILGTLGAICWSIQLLPQIIINHRRHHATGLQPAMMMLWAWAGVPLGVYNIVSSFNLALQAQPQILAFLSLVTWGQCLYYQHRWTAIETLSVAVPIGMVMAGVEVGLVFALRNRNGQDWAMTLMAALSALLLALGVLRHYVDIWKHRTVRGISFLFVGIDALGDVFSLVSVVFQKELDVLGMVIYGTELALWLGVFAAGGWYDLLPKVRQRWGSGREGKGGGTRGEELGRGQAENNNTGIATGLATLHDGASSTSVFRTASR, from the exons ATGGACAACTCACCAGCAGCCAACATCCTTGGCACCCTCGGAGCG ATCTGCTGGTCgatccagctcctcccccaaataatcatcaaccaccgccgccatcacGCCACCGGGCTGCAACCCGCCATGATGATGCTCTGGGCCTGGGCCGGCGTCCCCCTGGGAGTCTACAACatcgtctcctccttcaacctcgccctGCAGGCCCAACCTCAGATCCTCGCCTTCCTAAGCCTCGTCACCTGGGGGCAGTGTCTCTACTACCAGCACCGCTGGACAGCGATCGAGACCCTGTCCGTGGCGGTGCCGAtcgggatggtgatggcgggtgTGGAGGTCGGGCTGGTGTTCGCGCTGCGGAACAGAAACGGGCAAGACTGGGCGATGACGCTCATGGCGGCGTTGTCTGCCCTGTTGCTTGCGCTGGGCGTGCTGAGGCATTACGTCGATATATGGAAACATCGGACCGTGAGGGGGATTTCCTTCTTGTTTGTGGGGATTGACGCGCTCGGGGATGTCTTCTCGCTGGTGTCGGTCGTTTTCCAGAAAGAGCTGGACGTGTTGGGAATGGTGATTTACGGGACCGAATTGGCTCTCTGGTTGGGAGtttttgctgctggcggGTGGTATGACCTCCTGCCCAAGGTCCGGCAAAGGTgggggtcggggagggagggaaaggggggaggaacgaggggggaggagttgggaCGGGGCCAGGCCGAAAATAACAACACGGGGATAGCAACCGGGCTGGCTACTTTGCACGATGGGGCGTCATCAACATCCGTTTTTCGGACGGCATCAAGGTGA
- a CDS encoding hypothetical protein (COG:I; EggNog:ENOG503NX2U), with product MAVERLGSILKHLAPGNGLSQITSKNADDIVITLAVRTPLAKAKKGGFKDTTIEYMVYALLKEVNQRSNLDPALVEDICLGNVRTRVSDGKASYKLRAASLAAGYPNTCSVYSLNRFCSSGLKAVADIAHAISNGSIEIGIAMGAESMTAGGDALEKPFDEEVTKHSQEAVDCMQPMGWTSENVSADFGVTREMMDKYAAESFQRAERAQKAGLFDDEIVPITTQIKDKDGNSKTVTLTQDEGIRPGTTAEGLGKIRAAFPQWGGCTTGGNASQVTDGAAAILLMKRSTAIKLGQPILGKYVGSTTAGLAPRIMGIGPTVAIPKLLAQHNITLNDVDVVEINEAFASMAVYCRDKLGLDWAKMNPRGGAIALGHPLGATGARQIVTGLSECRKTGKKILLTSMCIGTGMGMAGLFVNEQ from the exons ATGGCGGTAGAAAGACTCGGCTCCATCCTCAAGCACCTTGCCCCCGGCAACGGGCTGTCCCAAAT CACCTCCAAGAATGCCGACGACATTGTCATCACCCTCGCCGTCCGCACGCCTctggccaaggccaagaagggtGGCTTCAAGGACACCACCATCGAGTACATGGTCTACGCTCTCCTGAAGGAGGTCAACCAGCGGAGCAACCTCGACCCCGCTCTCGTCGAAGATATCTGCCTGGGCAATGTGCGCACCCGT GTTTCCGATGGCAAGGCTTCGTACAAGCTGCGcgccgcctccctcgccgcgGGCTACCCCAACACCTGCTCCGTCTACTCGCTCAAccgcttctgctcctccggCCTCAAGGCCGTCGCCGACATTGCCCACGCCATCTCCAACGGATCCATCGAAATCGGTATCGCCATGGGAGCCGAGAGCATGACCGCTGGCGGCGATGCGCTCGAGAAGCCCTTTGACGAGGAGGTCACCAAGCACTCCCAGGAGGCTGTCGACTGCATGCAGCCCATGGGTTGGACTTCTGAGAACGTCAGCGCTGACTTTGGTGTCACTCGCGAGATGATGGACAAGTACGCCGCCGAGAGTTTCCAGAGAGCCGAGAGGGCGCAAAAGGCCGGTCTTTTCGATGACGAGATcgtccccatcaccacccaaatcaaggacaaggacggCAATTCCAAAACGGTCACCCTAACCCAGGACGAGGGTATCCGGCCTGGCACCACCGCCGAGGGTCTCGGCAAGATCCGCGCTGCCTTCCCTCAATGGGGTGGCTGCACCACTGGTGGCAATGCCTCTCAGGTTACCGatggtgctgctgccatcCTGCTGATGAAGCGCAGCACCGCCATCAAGCTCGGTCAGCCCATCCTGGGCAAATACGTCGgttccaccaccgccggtcTCGCTCCCCGCATCATGGGTATTGGCCCCACCGTGGCCATCCCCAAGCTCCTCGCCCAGCACAACATCACCCTGAACGATGTTGATGTCGTCGAGATCAACGAGGCCTTTGCCAGCATGGCTGTCTACTGCCGGGACAAGCTTGGGCTCGACTGGGCCAAGATGAACCCCCGTGGCGGTGCCATTGCCCTTGGTCACCCACTGGGCGCCACCGGTGCGAGACAAATCGTCACCGGCCTCAGCGAGTGCAGAAAGACCGGCAAGAAGATCCTGCTGACGAGCATGTGCATTGGCACCGGCATGGGCATGGCGGGCTTGTTTGTCAACGAGCAATAA
- a CDS encoding hypothetical protein (COG:O; EggNog:ENOG503P0D3; CAZy:GH128) — translation MLHHVSPAAVLAVAAMILPSIVSADGPLASDKRGLCFTPNDTTRADDAVWPPALSWYYNYKPLPEPKYKDIPQSEFEFVPMLWGAPETKGDTSFVTTIQDLIKSGVNITNVLGFNEPDAPYSWGGSYLDPITAAQVWVDNIKPLSDVGIRVGLPACTAGQDGLPWLRTFVRECSKLVSTENKKENCTFDFVTIHWYGSFEGLASHMGQYAAEFPNKTMWITEYNFAHQSLEDTQAFYKISAEYFDRLDFVERYSLFGAFRSDVSNVGPNAAMLSNDGRLTDIGAWYLGKESTGVKPTDGQSVSAAVRQTVSIVSASLIGAAAGAWGLF, via the exons ATGTTACACCATGTATCACCCGCCGCTGTTTTAGCAGTGGCAGCCATGATCCTCCCGTCGATCGTCTCCGCCGACGGCCCGCTAGCGTCTGACAAACGAGGTCTCTGCTTCACGCCCAACGACACGACCCGCGCCGACGACGCAGTCTGGCCCCCGGCTCTGTCGTGGTACTACAACTACAAACCTCTCCCCGAGCCCAAATACAAGGACATTCCTCAGTCCGAGTTTGAGTTTGTGCCCATGCTATGGGGTGCCCCGGAGACGAAGGGAGACACCTCGTTTGTCACGACCATCCAAGACCTGATCAAGAGCGgcgtcaacatcaccaacgtcCTCGGCTTCAACGAACCGGATGCCCCGTACTCGTGGGGAGGGAGTTATTTGGATCCTATCACGGCGGCTCAGGTGTGGGTGGACAACATCAAGCCGTTGAGTGATGTGGGAATCCGAGTGGGTCTGCCTGCCTGCACCGCCGGACAGGACGGCTTGCCCTGGCTCAGGACCTTTGTCCGCGAGTGCTCAAAGCTTGTCAGCACggaaaacaaaaaggagAACTGCACGTTTGACTTTGTGACGATTCATTGGTATGGGAGCTTTGAGGGGTTGGCCAGCCATATGGGCCAATATGCTGCTGA GTTCCCCAACAAGACCATGTGGATCACCGAGTACAATTTCGCCCATCAGAGTCTCGAGGACACGCAGGCCTTCTACAAGATTTCTGCCGAGTACTTTGATCGTTTGGATTTTGTTGAGCGGTATTCCCTGTTCGGCGCCTTTAGGAGCGACGTGTCGAACGTGGGACCCAATGCTGCCATGTTGAGCAACGATGGTAGACTGACGGATATTGGCGCTTGGTACCTGGGCAAGGAATCCACCGGCGTCAAGCCTACTGATGGTCAATCTGTTAGTGCTGCTGTGCGTCAGACCGTGTCCATAGTGAGTGCCTCGCTTAtcggtgctgctgctggtgcgtGGGGGTTATTTTGA